The Dioscorea cayenensis subsp. rotundata cultivar TDr96_F1 chromosome 25, TDr96_F1_v2_PseudoChromosome.rev07_lg8_w22 25.fasta, whole genome shotgun sequence DNA segment CTCTCGTGGCACTTCGTGATGGAACAAGAGATCTCAAGCGAGTGCGATTCAGGTACTAACATTATGGTCTTTTTGTCTATAAGATCACATTTATCCAATATTCTCACATTGGGATCATTTGCAGTCGAAGAAGATTCGGAGAACATCAAGCAGAATCATGGTGGTCAGAGAATCGAACCAAGGTGTATGAAAAATACAACGTTCGTGGATCAGACAGAGCTTCAGCAGCAGTGTCGACCCAATCAGTGCAGAGATTCGGCGAGAGCTAACACCTTCTGAAGCCTAGAACAAATTAGAACCGGCGACATTCAGATCTTCGACACGCTTCTAAAACCTCTACCATATATACATGCCTTCCTTCAATTCTATCATTCATTTCTAATTGCTGTATcgtaatgtatatatatataaaaatcaaatttgagcTAGCATGAGGGCAGAGGAAGGTGTTTTCCAATTGAAGTATGCAACTTGTAGGCccccttttttttgttggtaattTTCTCCAAGTTATATGATCCTCAACATTGCcttatttatcattatatatatatatatatatatatatattacataaaaaaaaggaaaattaatgAGTATGgacactgtttttttttttaaattatattatttgaaaattcaaaaatattacttCATTTacagggtttttttttgttttaattatatttccCGCTATATTTGCTTTAATATTGATTTCCCTCCAAAAAGTTCTCAAAACGGCGAGATGTGCGTGGTCTTGGTATCGTATCCCACGAACAAACCCTTGCTATTGATCTTGAAAATTCTCAAGAGATCTCGAGACTTCCTTCTCAAATTGCCCTCCCGATCTCCTTGCATCAATACCAGTATCTTGGTCACCACGCCATTCGCCGCCGCGGCCTCCACCGCTCGCCGGTCGCCGTGCAAATGGCAGAGCGTCCACAGCACGGTAATGGCGGCCTCTGCGCCTTCTCTTCCGGCTTTCATCATCCGCCTTGCCACCGTCGCCACTGCCTCCGCCTTCCCCTCGCACATCGCTGCTCGTCCCTCTGCGCAACCTGACGCCGTTTCCATTAGTTTCAAGGCCTTCGCCACCGCCGAAGCTGGGATTGTCAATGGCTCCTGGTTCATTGCTTGCGCCAGCGCTGGTACCAGGCCTTGTTCCACCATTCGCACCCGAGATCTCTTCGCGGATGACAAAGAGACCAAGCATGAGATCCCGGCTTCTGTGGATCCGGCTGCTGACGGGACGATCAGCCGGATCAGCTCGCGGATTAGATGTGAATTCTCCGCGATCCGGGATTTGGAATTCACATCGCATTGATCGGAGCTCAGAATGGCTTCCAGAACTATCGCTGATTCGATTCTTGCATCTGGCTCTGATCTCTGGAGGGTCTCGAGAAGAGCGGAGACGGTTCGGTTTAGATCGGTGCAAAGGGATTGGATCGCCATTTTTTTGCTCCGGATCTCGATGAAATCGGCGGTGAGGACGAGAGCGAGGACCTTGATGGCGGCGTCATTGGAGTCCGATCCGACGAGGGAGGCGAGAGCGGGGGCGAAGGAGGGGGCAGAGGTCAGCGAGTTCTTGTGGAAATCGTCGCGGTCGGCATCGGATAAGAAGGCGATCAGATCTTGGAGGCGGCCGGCTGTGCGGAGGTCGAGGGTTCGGGAGGTGCCATCGATGGCTGGGTGAGGCCAGTGGGAGATGAGGCGGCGGAGGGTGAGGTTGGGGACGAGGTCGGTGGAGGGGAGAGGAAGCATCGTAGCGGGACACGTGGTGTTCCCGGAGTCCAGCCACCGTTGGATGGACACACGGTCATAGGTGACTCCCGTGCAGAGGCTCACCGGCGAACGCATGATCTCCAGAGAGATGGGGCACCGGAAGAGGCTCGGTACATTCAGCTCCATCCCTTGTGTCCTCTTCTCCATTTCACTGTATCGTTCCTTTGTTCTATTGACTAATGCCTGCTTCTTATTGAATGAATGCTCCGACTGGCAGCAGTGGTACAGCTGGGCTGTTGGGTTTTGACGAAGATTGAGAGAAGAAGCGGTTGTGAATGGGTCAAAGATGAAGACACGGGATGGTGACGAGTGGGGTAATCTTGGCTCCTTCGTTCCTCTTTTCTTTGCGAGTAAtgattttggttaaaaaaatagtgtttttttGAGATAAAAGCTGATGGATAGATCATATTTCATTAATCAAAAGtactaaataatgaaaatttattggtatttagttttataattcTCACACTTTGTGTAGGTTGGTAGTGATATCAAATGGTATTCTGATTAGAATTTGTacgaagaaaatcaagaaaagtcTTTATGTAGTGAAATATGTGGAAGAAAagaattgatattattaaaaagaaaaaagagctTTGTTCTTCACTTGAATGAGCTTGAATTAATacaagagaatatatatatatatatatatatatatatatatatgaactagGAAATTATCTCACAGTACATGAAacgagtttttatttttatctttctaACTTTAATTTGGTAGATTGCTAATGGCTTTGCAGTCCCAGGAAAAACCTGGTTGAACTATAGATGGAACTCAAGGAGAGCCCCTGATGTTCCCTATACTAGTGTTCCATGTTTCCGGTTAGTGGTTTCTGAACTTTTAACTTTGAGAGTGTTTTCTATTCTGactttatgttcttttgtattCTGTGTGCCGTAGAAATTCTGCTTCATTATGAATTCTTGATGATTGTCTTTCAACATAGTATATAACCATATCAAGGACTTTGTTGGAAGAAAAAACCAATGAAAAAGACATTCCAAAtgcatttttattcttttattcctATTTCTTTAGAACAGACATCCTGATTATCCGGCGCTCTTGTCATTTGATGCTATTATTTTCGTTTCAACCAACCACCCCTTTCTTGTACATAAGCCATTATGTGACTAAacaactctttttctttccacaTTTTACGTAGTCGTTCTTTTTGAATAGATGTTTtcttagaaataaaaaatctctCTCCTTTGCTAATTTTGAGAATCGCTGTATGTCTGCATAGAAAGCTAGACAAGCCAACTGCCTAGTGGATCACTCAAAACCAACCGAGTTTCCCATTGGTCGGTTTACTCGTAAATCAACGCCAATTCATGTGGTTCCTCTTCCAAAGTCCAACTCTACTTACAATTGTTTTGTCTGCACGCTTTCACATTTAATATCCTTCAACCACTTGGTGCCATTGACTAACGAGGCTTTCTTCCAGTTTTCAATTATCATCCGGCCCTTGCCTGTCTAGGTGTCTTCTTTGAATGGTGGATGTACCGCCCTATAAGTTATTGTGATTGTTGTGATGAAGCACAATTCATAAGCGAACTGATTAGAGCCGTATCGTTGGATTTCTGTGTTAAGACCTGCCAAATCGtataaattttagttaattcCTGCTTAAACTTCTTCTAGGATTTTTGCCAACAAATAGAAATTTCACAGTTACTGTTGGCTTTTCGGTCTTACTTCTAAAGCTAATTCAATTTGATATTTTACCCCATCGGATTAGAGTGTTCGTTCTATAATTGATTTTTACTGTAATAGATGTTTTAAGAACACTTAAAAATGGCACAGCCGCTGCCACAAGGCTATTTCAATAAAGTGACAGACATTGTAGCTATCATGCAATCCTTTGGATGCCTTATCATGGATTGTTAAATTGGTGCGTCAATTTCTTTTGAAGAAAGTCAGACAATTATGAAATGGTGTCATTTTAGATTAACAATAAACAagcctttttttaaaatgtttttttgttattctaGCGTGATCAGCCGTTCTGTATGTTTGCTTCACTTGGCCTACAGAAGCCTAATTGAGAATCTTGGTTCCCTTAGTAATTGATCTGCAAATGCAGACTGGCAGACTGCAGTGTACTGACTCAAGGTTGCACAGACTGAAGACTTTTGTGGCTTATGTTTGAAAGCTATTAAAGAAGTATAGACACACAAAAGATATTATAAGGTGCAGATTCAAGATCTAGATTTGGTGAGTTTGCTGTACGTCCTTAAGTCAAGTGAGCCGATCACGACTGTCATAACCAGTTGTTTTGATGATTGATCCATACACGTGCATATAATATGAGATGCTATGTACAAATGAGGTGCAAGATATCTCCAGATCTCTGGTGACCAAAGAAAGCCTGAGGATATACCGGGATGCTCTTAATCTCTTAATATTCACCAATATTGGTGTGAAgaacaacagaaaaaaaaaaaggtgctgTCGGCACGGAAATCAAAGCTATCATCAAAGTTTGGAAGAATTTATAGGATAGTAACAAAAGCACCCAGAGGAGATTGGAGTCTGGAGGAGGAATGATATTGTGTCCTTCTGCTGGTTAACATGACGATTTGGTATTTTAATCAGTGGTAGCATTAAGATAAACAATTGAGTGCTAAACATACTTTTCCTGAGATGAAACTGGTCTGCGCTTGGAAATTAGAAGTTGCTAATGTACACCAAACTATTCAAGTTTATACCGTCACTTTTCTCACAAAAAAAACTATCACTCAAGTCTTTCTAAGTTCTCACATTGAGACACATTTTTCccatattattttcttttttcttttttctttttatcaaattatgGCCTAGTAAATAAGACTATTGCAATAGGAGTAATCGAGCATGTCACCCACAAtcgatttgttttttattaatggaAGATGTGGGAACATTTTATTTGATCTGCAGAATAGTAACTCATCTTCCAGGCATCAATAGCTTCTTCATCCCGTGCAATACTATTCTATAAATAAAGGTCTGGAAGACATTAGTAGGCTGGTGGACCTTGATTTTGCAGGTAAGATCAGATGGAAGATGAACAGGCTTATCGTGGCCACTCTAGTTGATCTCCACCTTTAGTTTTTGGTCCAACCTGTCTGGAAGATGACTCTAGCTCTTCAAACTATGTGTTTGGGTGGCCCCCCAGTATGGAAATGGGGATATAGTCAATACATAATATAAACATTGATTTTTAATATGATGGAAATAGATTTGGCGTATCATCTGGCAGAAAACAATACCCAGTAGGGATGCATCTCTATGCTACACTAAGTCCACGTGTGGGTCCATATGGACCTCATAGTCGGTGCAATAGCTTTCGTGGTatttactataagaaacaagagaaatggTATTGTTGGGAAAATGTTACTGCATGTTGATTATCActgtatgtttatttatttattttttatttctatatagTCAATGTCAACAATTTCGAAGTtctggatttaaaaaaataagtcttGCTCTACATAATCTGCCGACATGATTGGAGTTGACTTGTTCGTTTAGTGAGATAGAAATTTCTGTTGTAATTGGCTAGaagagtattttttttctattttattatcttaattGTGTTAGATATATAGGTGAGCCGACCTTCAGTCTTGTGAGGATAAACGCGCTTGCGATTTTGAATTATGAAAATGGTAAAATATGATTTCGATTAAGCATTAATGTGAATCGCAATCGCTACAGGTTTTTTCCAAGGGAATGTTTTGATAAAAGATTAAAAGCATGTGATCCAAATGACCAAGTAAAATCTCTTTACCTGTGtagttttttgtttgcttatttcTGGTATAACACTCTTCAGTGGATATTGCATTTATTGCATTTATTGCAGCTTAGAGTGGATTCGGACCGCCACTTCTCTCCAGCGCTTTCCACGCATTggcacaagaaaagaaaaggcattggcatGAATGTTCTGTTTATGAAGTCCATAGTGCAACGAGAAAATGTTCACATTCAGCTTATTCAAACTTgctggtaattttttttttactatagaaaaaagaaataaaagttaAACTGATATAATAGCAGGGGCAGTAAAGTTCTTGGTGTGGAATTCCATTTGGAGGAGCAAGGTAGCTTCATCAATATATTGCATATTATTTGCATGCAAAAGGCCTGcccaaaaaaattatgttgCTTCGGTGTGTGAGGTGGCTTATCTTCAATGAATGATTGATTTaggatgatttatttgaaatagaaGTTTTATCAGTTGAAGTTTATCTTACACAAACTGGTTTCACAGACCTCTTTCCATGTGTCCCCATCGGTGAtaaattttcctttcttcttaccGTGCCTTCTTTTTTTAGGAACCACACTGGTGGTCCTGTGCTTTGTGCCAATCGTTAgttctcttttctttcatggTCCCATATCCTATGTGAATTGTAGTGTTTAGTGATATTTTGGATTTGAACGCAGAGATAAGTTTAAGAGGGCAGGGACAATTCCATATATTGGGGTGGGTTTTACACGCCCTATTTTGAATTTCTGATTAATATTTTTCCTAATaatttactttcatgcagacaTAGTTGGGTGTCTAAAAGACtaaaagtaattattttttctagGTTTAATTGTCGTATAGGTCCCTATAATTGTGCACTTTCTGTCATTTTAgtctttataatatttttaggtacaattaaatcttcatatttagttaaattgaGTCATAGTtcatagtaatatttttagatacaattaagtttttgtaatttatatttgcCTAGTTATACAGCAGACTAAAATGACTTAAttcaactaaatataaaaattttattgcacttaaaaatattacaaagatTAAAAAGGACACAAGTTACAGTGatctatatattaattaaaccTTTTTTCTATAGACAGGTTGACTTGATGACAATGTATTGTTTATGCTAGTTTTTTTCATGCAAGTTTCTCTTTCCCAGAGTCCAGTTAACATCCATTATCAAACTAGTGGCCACTTCTTTTTTCATGACTGAGACCATATTGGAACAACAGATACAGTAACTTAAAACACGTAGAAGTATGTATGACTGACACTGTGATTGCATGATGTCCACACACCAGCATGAATGATGCATCTAAATTGCTAGGATTGGGACCTCAACATCTTTcttttaaatcaccaaaaagcACATCCCAAGACACCATGAGTGTCCCAAAAGTCGTGTCAGGTGGACCATCTCTTCCATAACTATGGCACGACTTGGGAGACCATGGACCATGATTGCGGATATGAGCCCCCTCTTCCTTTCTCATTTCTTTAGGCCAACAGTCTTCACCTTCGCACTCACCAAAGAAATGTATTAAAAACACTTTGCCCATAACTTTACATTGCCCTGAATAAAGGACGTGCAATCCAGCCCAAAGTGTAAGCAAATATTGTCCTTTGCCTCCCAAGTACAACCTGCCTTCTTAAAAGCCTTTTCTTCTGcaccatattatttttgttcttgtttaataTAATGGTATATGTGTCTACCTTTCTATGTTGTGCACATTCCTGATTGGACTCAGAGATATCTGTCCCCATATTCATCTTTAGctttatattaatgtctctgCTGTCATCGTCATTGATTTTCGTAATCCAGTAATGCTCCCATGTTTTGATTTGCTCAGGCTTAATCCGACTTTATGTTTGGGAGTTAACACTCCTCAATCAACATCTTGCcattaattgttattttctaTGTACCTTTAAAGGCGCTTTTAGGCCTACTGGCATAGATATATGACACTTCCTTGATAGGCCATTTCCCAACTTTCACCAATAGAGGACTGCCACATAGACTATACTTGAAAGTAGTAGTTTTTGGCCATGTACATGTATGTTTATAGATGGAATAAGATCGATGAGGATATGTGTGAGAGAAGCATCACATCAAACAGAAGAATACAAAAACCCATGGGACAGGCAGTCCTGTTTGGAGCTGAAAGAACAGTTTCAATTCCTTAGTCGGCCATTGATTTTCCAGTGGCCCCCCTGTTCTCACCTAACCAGGGGACAGCACCCTGCTTTTTTTATTAACCCTTGCCTCACCCTTTCGTATCCCTTCCATCCTTTATGAATCTCTTCCTCCCTCCCCCCATGGCCTTCTCTTTGTCCTCCAATCCTTTCTAGCAAGTAGCAACCAAACTCAACCCCACCACTCTAGAACAACGACAGTACTGCTACTAACTTAGCTCTAACCCCAAAATCTTAGTCCACCCTTCATTAAATTCCACCACCCATGTTCTCCCTCCCCCTTAGTATCCACCCCAACAATCCCAAGTAACCACCCTAtactttattatttaatgattgTCCCATAAGCTTACATCCTATATTCAAACACACACCTCCTTCTGGCCTCCACCCATTGCCATTTTGCTTGCAGCTCAAGCTCTCCTCTCCAACCATTCTTTTCCACTCTCCTCTCCCTTTTTTAGGCCTCTCTTCCTCCTTTTAACCTTGGTCCAACTCTTATGGGTCACCTTACAAGGGTCTCAATTCTGGTAGTTCTCTTTCTTATACTACTGTCTTCGTGCTGCCAAGGTTCTAGGGACATGCAAGCATTCCACGTAAAGCCTGAGGCCATGAAGAACCCTGGATACTTCCTTGGTTTCTTACCCAAGGCTATGCCCATCCCTCCCTCTGGCCCTTCCAAGCAACACAACTCCATCGGTTTGGATAGCCGCAGAACACCTTGAAGGCTTTGCCGGTGGTGGTGCAAGTATAGGATATGGAGTTAATGCACATGGTGTTGTTTTTTCAGGACAAAtacattctttctttctttcttccttcctTCCATCTTATTTTTCTAGGTTccgtctctctctctccttctctcttTGGAGCTAAGAAACATAGTGTGGTTTTATATCACAAAGGAATGGGGTTAGTAAAATGGAGAAAGAGAATGTGAAGAAAAAAGTCTGCAACATCTGTTGTTTGTACAGATAAAGGCTGACGAAGAGCTTCCGAACTTGAAGAAAGTATTACAGAGGATGTGATTTACATAACCCACccccttcttttttcttcatttgctATCTATTATCTTTTGGAGGTTAGGTTTTGACTgtgtgaaaaaggaaaagattcACACAAATGTACATGCAGCTCTTGTCTCATGAGAATTCTTACACTTTGACAGTACacttatttatgaataaaaaattaatacatttgTCAAACTATGGATTTGTGTCTCTGCAAATGATACCAGTGAGAATAACAAATGCAtgctctttttctctttttctcgtTTAAACATTAAGGTGTGCAAGGAGATGGTTGTGATGATTATGTTTTATGTTGTGGGGACTTTGAAGTTTAGCATATTACTTATTCTTCCTCTAGACTCTTTGAAAATCCATAATGTCTTAAGTTTCAACAATGTTTTGGTCTGTTCTATGAgtgtttgtgtttgtgcatGAGATAGATAACAGGACCAAGAAAAGAGACCAGAGGATTTGACGTGGATGGGATGGGTGCGTGCGtgttcattttatatattatatatatatatgatgtttaGAGTGGCATAGTCCATTGCAAGGTCCTGATTCTCCTCTCAAGGATTCGTGTATCTCTAGGGGCATGGCCTTATCTTCCCCCACATGCCCTGAAATCATGTACACTTTTGTACGGCGTTTTATGTCAGACCCATGAGTTAATTCTCAGGGGGAAAACTAAAGGTCACGGTAGTTAT contains these protein-coding regions:
- the LOC120253014 gene encoding U-box domain-containing protein 28-like, coding for MEKRTQGMELNVPSLFRCPISLEIMRSPVSLCTGVTYDRVSIQRWLDSGNTTCPATMLPLPSTDLVPNLTLRRLISHWPHPAIDGTSRTLDLRTAGRLQDLIAFLSDADRDDFHKNSLTSAPSFAPALASLVGSDSNDAAIKVLALVLTADFIEIRSKKMAIQSLCTDLNRTVSALLETLQRSEPDARIESAIVLEAILSSDQCDVNSKSRIAENSHLIRELIRLIVPSAAGSTEAGISCLVSLSSAKRSRVRMVEQGLVPALAQAMNQEPLTIPASAVAKALKLMETASGCAEGRAAMCEGKAEAVATVARRMMKAGREGAEAAITVLWTLCHLHGDRRAVEAAAANGVVTKILVLMQGDREGNLRRKSRDLLRIFKINSKGLFVGYDTKTTHISPF
- the LOC120253003 gene encoding uncharacterized protein LOC120253003, whose protein sequence is MVTSGIANGFAVPGKTWLNYRWNSRRAPDVPYTSVPCFRFFPRECFDKRLKACDPNDQLRVDSDRHFSPALSTHWHKKRKGIGMNVLFMKSIVQRENVHIQLIQTCCFCCRCE